In the Deinococcus ficus genome, one interval contains:
- a CDS encoding amidase: MTGSAPPFPPALPDDPQRAWAYRPASPLPGVPGGPLSGLTFSVKDLYGVPGWPLGASTRAPVPDPGESVLVRRLLDLGAAAVGKTHLHEIALGITGLNGSGGTAHPADPERVPGGSSSGAAVSVALAQVDFALGTDTGGSIRIPAAWCGVTGFKPTKRHPAWSTEGVLPLSWTCDHAGPLARDVRTVVRVHEALTGQRVSARDWAGVRVALWLPDGWVDDAVHAAVRAFAADLEGGGAQVTRVELPEMLDAYTPIVISEAAQVHAEALRLEDPGFLPFTLATLRQGAALEPAEVQAAFGRREEYRARLDGVFTAFDVLLAPAVPTPPPLAGQDEVELRDGRLPLRRAALRLTAPFSLLGLPTLAVPAATPFVGVQLVAPQGHDDRLLGLGLGLQRAEDVRSGS, from the coding sequence ATGACCGGTTCCGCGCCTCCCTTCCCCCCCGCCCTTCCGGACGATCCGCAGCGTGCCTGGGCGTACCGACCGGCCTCTCCCCTGCCGGGCGTGCCGGGCGGGCCGCTGTCGGGCCTGACCTTCAGCGTGAAGGACCTGTACGGCGTGCCCGGCTGGCCGCTGGGGGCGAGCACGCGCGCGCCTGTCCCGGACCCCGGCGAGAGCGTGCTGGTGCGCCGGCTGCTGGACCTGGGCGCGGCGGCAGTGGGCAAGACGCACCTGCACGAGATCGCGCTGGGGATCACCGGCCTGAACGGCTCTGGCGGCACGGCGCACCCGGCCGATCCGGAGCGGGTGCCGGGCGGCAGCAGCAGCGGCGCGGCCGTGAGCGTGGCGCTGGCGCAGGTGGACTTCGCGCTGGGCACGGACACGGGCGGCAGCATCCGCATTCCGGCGGCGTGGTGCGGCGTGACCGGGTTCAAGCCCACGAAACGCCACCCGGCGTGGAGCACGGAGGGCGTTCTGCCCCTGTCGTGGACCTGCGATCACGCCGGGCCGCTCGCGCGGGACGTGCGGACGGTGGTGCGCGTGCACGAGGCCCTGACCGGGCAGCGCGTGTCAGCGCGTGACTGGGCGGGGGTACGGGTGGCCCTGTGGCTTCCGGACGGCTGGGTGGACGACGCCGTGCACGCGGCGGTGCGGGCCTTCGCCGCCGACCTGGAGGGCGGGGGCGCGCAGGTCACGCGGGTGGAGTTGCCGGAGATGTTGGACGCCTACACCCCCATCGTGATCAGCGAGGCCGCGCAGGTGCACGCCGAGGCGCTGCGACTGGAGGACCCGGGGTTCCTGCCGTTCACGCTGGCGACCCTGCGGCAGGGCGCGGCACTGGAACCCGCCGAGGTGCAGGCGGCCTTCGGGCGGCGCGAGGAGTACCGGGCCCGGCTGGACGGCGTGTTCACGGCCTTCGACGTGCTGCTCGCGCCGGCTGTGCCCACCCCGCCGCCCCTGGCCGGGCAGGACGAGGTGGAGCTGCGGGACGGTCGCCTGCCCCTGCGCCGCGCGGCGCTGCGCCTGACCGCGCCGTTCAGCCTGCTGGGCCTGCCCACGCTGGCCGTGCCCGCCGCCACGCCGTTCGTGGGCGTGCAGCTCGTGGCGCCGCAGGGCCACGACGACCGCCTGCTCGGGCTGGGCCTGGGCCTCCAGCGCGCGGAGGACGTCAGGTCCGGTTCATGA